One Candidatus Methylomirabilota bacterium genomic region harbors:
- a CDS encoding ABC transporter ATP-binding protein — translation MALLELDGIVAGYVEGIDVLNGIRLRVEPGTITGIIGPNGAGKSTLLKTIFGFLHPRQGRIRFAGREIQALAPHRIKRLGLSYVPQGANIFPQLTVQENLLLGSWVFRRDRSRVAAMVERAYAEFPSLQGKRRLRATALSGGEAKMLSLAKEQASEPRLLLVDEPSAGLAPRVAQQAYARLLEARAAAVTILLVDQNITKAVEVSDYLYLLEMGQVRREGPRAAFADQLRELIRDALLGV, via the coding sequence ATGGCGCTCCTCGAGCTGGACGGGATCGTCGCCGGCTACGTCGAGGGGATCGATGTCCTGAATGGCATCCGGCTCCGGGTCGAGCCGGGGACGATCACCGGCATCATCGGACCCAACGGGGCCGGGAAGTCGACGCTCCTCAAGACGATCTTCGGGTTCCTGCACCCGCGCCAGGGCCGGATCCGGTTCGCGGGGCGCGAGATCCAGGCCCTGGCCCCCCATCGGATCAAGCGGCTCGGCCTGAGCTATGTGCCGCAGGGCGCGAACATCTTTCCCCAGCTCACGGTGCAGGAAAACCTCCTGCTCGGGAGCTGGGTCTTCCGGCGCGATCGGTCGCGGGTCGCCGCGATGGTCGAGCGCGCGTACGCCGAGTTCCCGAGCCTCCAGGGGAAGCGCCGCCTGCGCGCCACGGCGCTGAGCGGCGGCGAGGCCAAGATGCTCTCGCTGGCCAAGGAGCAGGCCAGCGAGCCGCGCCTCCTCCTGGTGGACGAGCCGTCGGCCGGCCTCGCTCCACGCGTCGCCCAGCAGGCCTACGCGCGCCTGCTGGAGGCCCGGGCGGCGGCCGTGACGATCCTCCTGGTCGACCAGAACATCACCAAGGCGGTCGAGGTTTCCGACTACCTCTACCTGCTCGAGATGGGCCAGGTCCGTCGCGAGGGGCCACGGGCCGCCTTCGCCGACCAGCTCCGCGAGCTGATCCGGGACGCCCTCCTCGGCGTCTGA